One Vigna unguiculata cultivar IT97K-499-35 chromosome 7, ASM411807v1, whole genome shotgun sequence genomic region harbors:
- the LOC114192056 gene encoding LEAF RUST 10 DISEASE-RESISTANCE LOCUS RECEPTOR-LIKE PROTEIN KINASE-like 1.1 isoform X1, whose translation MVWVIVLKLLIVYLSQLVLIVSAQKEKCPPSFDCGILGHIQFPFTTTEQQHCGVLAIHGCQQLSPSAPRTIQLGTSPSTSYSVLSVEPRTIFISDDKQQRYLKNKSCKAFSKNVTLPHTSPLASFSIKYNITIFRCNHSIKPSLSNDFHTYSNCSEYDIFYGPPNTLTPPRFQWPSSLAPCSTIQLAVEANSTDDPFQFLTDSIAVEVQLSDQCERCLRRSKGRCLLDTKREFYCSAEGRNLALKLGLGIGMSCTVIIGLLILWYSKPRCVFNFFSNRNPESTCIYFGVPVFTYKDLVIATKSFDCSRELGEGGFGIVYYGKLQDGREVAVKRLYEHNYRRVEQFMNEIKILTRLRNKNLVSLYGCTSHDSRELLLVYEYISNGTVASHLHRHESTSRSSLPWLIRMKVAIETATALAYLHASDIIHRDVKTSNILLDNTFCVKVADFGLSRLFPVDVTHVSTAPQGTPGYVDPEYHRCYQLTNKSDVYSFGVVLMELISSMPAIDLNRHKDEINLADLAVRKIHKNAIADLVDPSLGFESNDDVKRQIIAVAELAFQCLQQDKDLRPSMDEVLEVLKRIESGKDEEPSSPSSVDHDDVKLLMNMKLPPSPRAVTDKWNSRSTSPNVSGQ comes from the exons ATGGTCTGGGTTATTGTTTTGAAGTTGCTCATAGTCTATTTGTCACAGCTTGTGCTTATTGTTTCAGCTCAGAAAGAAAAGTGTCCACCATCTTTTGATTGTGGAATTCTTGGCCACATTCAGTTTCCTTTCACAACCACTGAGCAACAACACTGCGGCGTATTGGCTATACATGGCTGTCAACAACTTTCTCCTTCCGCTCCCAGAACTATCCAACTAGGCACCTCCCCATCAACCTCGTACTCTGTTCTAAGTGTAGAACCTCGTACCATATTTATCTCAGATGATAAGCAGCAACgttatttgaaaaacaaaagttgCAAAGCGTTCAGCAAGAATGTTACTCTTCCTCACACCTCTCCTTTAGCTTCTTTCAGCATCAAATATAATATCACCATCTTCAGATGCAATCACTCCATCAAACCCTCCCTTTCCAACGATTTTCATACATATTCGAACTGTTCTGAGTACGACATCTTCTATGGCCCTCCAAATACACTAACTCCTCCGCGTTTCCAGTGGCCCAGCTCTTTAGCACCATGCTCAACCATTCAGCTTGCTGTAGAAGCAAATTCTACCGACGACCCCTTTCAATTTCTAACAGATAGTATCGCTGTTGAAGTTCAGTTATCTGATCAATGTGAAAGGTGTCTTCGTCGTAGTAAAGGACGATGTTTACTTGACACCAAAAGAGAATTCTACTGCTCCGCAG AGGGTAGGAATTTGGCATTGAAGTTGGGACTAG GTATTGGAATGTCGTGTACTGTTATCATTGGGCTACTAATACTATGGTACAGCAAACCCAGATGtgtctttaatttcttttcaaatcgAAACCCAGAAAGTACGTGTATCTATTTTGGGGTCCCTGTCTTCACTTATAAGGATCTTGTAATAGCAACAAAAAGTTTTGATTGTTCGAGAGAACTAGGAGAAGGAGGCTTTGGGATTGTTTACTAtg GAAAACTCCAGGATGGACGTGAAGTTGCTGTGAAGCGGCTATATGAGCACAACTATAGGAGAGTAGAACAGTTCATGAATGAAATCAAGATCCTCACACGCTTGCGCAACAAAAACTTAGTGTCTCTCTATGGCTGCACTTCACATGATAGCCGTGAACTACTGCTTGTGTATGAATACATTTCAAATGGAACTGTGGCCAGTCACCTCCATCGTCATGAATCAACGAGTCGTAGCTCTTTGCCGTGGCTTATCCGAATGAAAGTGGCCATTGAGACTGCTACTGCATTGGCCTATCTCCATGCCTCCGACATCATTCACCGTGATGTCAAAACCAGCAACATTCTGCTCGACAACACTTTTTGCGTTAAAGTTGCAGATTTTGGATTGTCGAGACTGTTCCCGGTTGATGTCACCCATGTTTCCACTGCTCCACAAGGCACCCCTGGCTATGTTGATCCGGAATATCACCGCTGCTACCAACTTACCAACAAGAGTGATGTGTATAGTTTTGGGGTTGTGCTTATGGAGCTAATATCATCTATGCCGGCAATTGATCTGAACCGCCATAAGGATGAAATAAACTTAGCAGATCTAGCCGTTAGGAAGATTCATAAAAATGCAATTGCTGATCTGGTGGATCCTTCCCTTGGTTTTGAGTCGAATGATGATGTTAAAAGACAAATCATTGCAGTAGCAGAATTGGCTTTTCAATGCTTGCAACAGGACAAAGACTTGAGACCCTCCATGGATGAGGTGTTGGAGGTTCTGAAAAGAATAGAAAGTGGGAAGGATGAAGAGCCATCATCACCATCTTCAGTAGATCACGATGACGtgaaattgttgatgaatatgAAGTTGCCACCTTCGCCAAGGGCTGTTACGGATAAATGGAACAGTCGCTCTACCAGTCCTAATGTCAGTGGTCAATAA
- the LOC114192051 gene encoding LEAF RUST 10 DISEASE-RESISTANCE LOCUS RECEPTOR-LIKE PROTEIN KINASE-like 1.1 isoform X2 yields MSLVHEFVLLLLFSNFMPLLLAAGDQGRCPPSFHCGYLGNITFPFTVIGRQDCGFLSIRNCNDHDPHTPKFIQVQANGNWDQVVAIYPLFSIPTTHFATFQFRDKHFYDLLQNRNCEAFTNSYTLPLISHFATFRLAHNATLFLCNKTLNVTNINTSKYNGCLGYDLYYNHFTTDDDASRSSFTACKKVVLPIKDVPDANDPFTFVTGDVNVIVALTDQCSDCHYRKGQCQLDSREQFCCANVPEKRSRWKVKLGLGLGIGVPCMILIGLLFFLLLRKRKHATSGGQLKSRDSYSDSSSISHRASSAEYFGVPLFSYAQLKEVTNNFDHAQELGDGGFGTVYYGKLPDGREVAVKRLYEHNWRRVEQFMNEVKILTRLRHKNLVSLYGCTSRHSRELLLVYEYISNGTVACHLHGGLAKPGLLPWPTRMKIAIETASALAYLHASDIIHRDVKTNNILLDNNFCVKVADFGLSRDFPNDVTHVSTAPQGSPGYLDPEYYSCYQLTGKSDVYSFGVVLIELISSKPAVDMNRSRDEINLSNLAVRKIQESAIGELVDPCLGFDSDSRVKGMIVSVAGLALQCLQREKELRPSMDEVLHELQRIEGGKDEIDVDNGGIAESRAHSPPPASPEWDEVVLLKNTKPTSPDTVTDKWESKCTTPNISG; encoded by the exons ATGAGTCTGGTTCATGAATTCGTATTGCTGCTTTTGTTTTCTAACTTTATGCCACTTCTCTTGGCGGCTGGGGACCAAGGAAGGTGTCCACCTTCATTTCATTGTGGATATCTTGGCAATATCACTTTCCCTTTTACTGTAATTGGACGCCAGGACTGTGGCTTCTTGTCCATACGAAATTGTAATGATCATGATCCACATACGCCGAAATTTATCCAAGTACAAGCAAATGGAAATTGGGATCAGGTTGTAGCCATATATCCGCTTTTTAGCATCCCTACAACCCATTTCGCAACTTTTCAATTCAGAGACAAACATTTCTATGACCTTCTGCAGAACCGGAATTGTGAAGCTTTCACAAACAGTTATACTCTTCCGCTTATTTCTCACTTTGCTACTTTTAGACTGGCACACAACGCAACTCTGTTCTTGTGCAACAAGACCCTCAATGTCACAAATATAAATACGAGCAAGTATAATGGGTGCCTTGGCTACGATCTCTACTACAACCACTTCACTACAGATGATGATGCGTCTCGGAGTTCTTTTACAGCGTGTAAAAAGGTCGTGCTTCCAATTAAAGACGTGCCTGACGCCAATGACCCTTTTACTTTCGTAACCGGCGATGTTAACGTTATAGTAGCATTAACAGATCAATGTTCAGATTGCCACTATCGCAAAGGGCAGTGTCAACTTGACAGCAGAGAGCAATTTTGTTGTGCCAATG TTCCGGAAAAAAGGTCTCGTTGGAAGGTCAAACTGGGTTTAG GTTTAGGCATTGGAGTCCCATGCATGATTTTAATTGGGTTGTTGTTTTTCCTTCTCCTCCGCAAACGAAAACATGCTACCTCAGGTGGACAACTAAAGTCAAGAGATTCTTATTCTGATTCCTCCTCGATTTCTCATCGAGCAAGTAGTGCCGAATACTTTGGAGTTCCACTCTTCTCTTACGCGCAGCTTAAAGAAGTGACAAACAATTTCGACCATGCTCAGGAACTTGGAGATGGAGGCTTCGGTACTGTCTACTATG GGAAACTCCCAGATGGAAGGGAAGTTGCGGTGAAGCGGTTATACGAGCACAATTGGAGGCGAGTAGAACAGTTCATGAACGAAGTTAAAATCCTCACACGGTTGCGTCACAAAAATCTAGTGTCACTCTACGGCTGCACTTCACGGCACAGTCGTGAACTCCTACTTGTGTACGAATACATTTCAAACGGCACCGTAGCATGTCATCTGCACGGTGGATTAGCGAAGCCTGGGTTACTACCATGGCCTACACGTATGAAAATTGCCATAGAAACTGCCAGTGCATTGGCTTATCTCCACGCCTCAGACATCATCCACCGTGACGTGAAAACAAACAACATTCTCCTGGACAACAACTTCTGTGTTAAGGTAGCAGATTTTGGTCTTTCAAGAGACTTCCCAAACGACGTAACACATGTCTCCACAGCTCCACAAGGGTCCCCGGGTTACCTTGACCCTGAATATTACAGCTGCTACCAGCTGACTGGTAAGAGTGATGTGTATAGTTTTGGGGTTGTGCTTATTGAGCTGATATCATCCAAGCCTGCGGTTGATATGAACAGGAGTAGGGATGAGATTAACTTGTCAAATCTAGCAGTTAGGAAGATTCAAGAAAGTGCAATTGGTGAACTTGTAGATCCTTGCCTTGGTTTTGATTCGGACAGTAGGGTTAAGGGGATGATAGTTTCAGTGGCAGGGTTGGCTTTACAGTGTTTGCAGAGGGAGAAGGAGTTGAGACCTTCGATGGATGAGGTGTTGCATGAACTGCAGAGAATTGAGGGTGGGAAGGATGAGATAGATGTTGATAATGGAGGAATTGCAGAAAGTCGTGCACATTCACCACCACCGGCTTCACCGGAGTGGGATGAAGTTGTACTGTTGAAGAATACGAAGCCTACTTCCCCTGACACTGTCACTGATAAATGGGAAAGTAAATGTACTACACCTAATATAAGTGGCTAA
- the LOC114192056 gene encoding LEAF RUST 10 DISEASE-RESISTANCE LOCUS RECEPTOR-LIKE PROTEIN KINASE-like 1.1 isoform X2, with the protein MVWVIVLKLLIVYLSQLVLIVSAQKEKCPPSFDCGILGHIQFPFTTTEQQHCGVLAIHGCQQLSPSAPRTIQLGTSPSTSYSVLSVEPRTIFISDDKQQRYLKNKSCKAFSKNVTLPHTSPLASFSIKYNITIFRCNHSIKPSLSNDFHTYSNCSEYDIFYGPPNTLTPPRFQWPSSLAPCSTIQLAVEANSTDDPFQFLTDSIAVEVQLSDQCERCLRRSKGRCLLDTKREFYCSAEGRNLALKLGLGKLQDGREVAVKRLYEHNYRRVEQFMNEIKILTRLRNKNLVSLYGCTSHDSRELLLVYEYISNGTVASHLHRHESTSRSSLPWLIRMKVAIETATALAYLHASDIIHRDVKTSNILLDNTFCVKVADFGLSRLFPVDVTHVSTAPQGTPGYVDPEYHRCYQLTNKSDVYSFGVVLMELISSMPAIDLNRHKDEINLADLAVRKIHKNAIADLVDPSLGFESNDDVKRQIIAVAELAFQCLQQDKDLRPSMDEVLEVLKRIESGKDEEPSSPSSVDHDDVKLLMNMKLPPSPRAVTDKWNSRSTSPNVSGQ; encoded by the exons ATGGTCTGGGTTATTGTTTTGAAGTTGCTCATAGTCTATTTGTCACAGCTTGTGCTTATTGTTTCAGCTCAGAAAGAAAAGTGTCCACCATCTTTTGATTGTGGAATTCTTGGCCACATTCAGTTTCCTTTCACAACCACTGAGCAACAACACTGCGGCGTATTGGCTATACATGGCTGTCAACAACTTTCTCCTTCCGCTCCCAGAACTATCCAACTAGGCACCTCCCCATCAACCTCGTACTCTGTTCTAAGTGTAGAACCTCGTACCATATTTATCTCAGATGATAAGCAGCAACgttatttgaaaaacaaaagttgCAAAGCGTTCAGCAAGAATGTTACTCTTCCTCACACCTCTCCTTTAGCTTCTTTCAGCATCAAATATAATATCACCATCTTCAGATGCAATCACTCCATCAAACCCTCCCTTTCCAACGATTTTCATACATATTCGAACTGTTCTGAGTACGACATCTTCTATGGCCCTCCAAATACACTAACTCCTCCGCGTTTCCAGTGGCCCAGCTCTTTAGCACCATGCTCAACCATTCAGCTTGCTGTAGAAGCAAATTCTACCGACGACCCCTTTCAATTTCTAACAGATAGTATCGCTGTTGAAGTTCAGTTATCTGATCAATGTGAAAGGTGTCTTCGTCGTAGTAAAGGACGATGTTTACTTGACACCAAAAGAGAATTCTACTGCTCCGCAG AGGGTAGGAATTTGGCATTGAAGTTGGGACTAG GAAAACTCCAGGATGGACGTGAAGTTGCTGTGAAGCGGCTATATGAGCACAACTATAGGAGAGTAGAACAGTTCATGAATGAAATCAAGATCCTCACACGCTTGCGCAACAAAAACTTAGTGTCTCTCTATGGCTGCACTTCACATGATAGCCGTGAACTACTGCTTGTGTATGAATACATTTCAAATGGAACTGTGGCCAGTCACCTCCATCGTCATGAATCAACGAGTCGTAGCTCTTTGCCGTGGCTTATCCGAATGAAAGTGGCCATTGAGACTGCTACTGCATTGGCCTATCTCCATGCCTCCGACATCATTCACCGTGATGTCAAAACCAGCAACATTCTGCTCGACAACACTTTTTGCGTTAAAGTTGCAGATTTTGGATTGTCGAGACTGTTCCCGGTTGATGTCACCCATGTTTCCACTGCTCCACAAGGCACCCCTGGCTATGTTGATCCGGAATATCACCGCTGCTACCAACTTACCAACAAGAGTGATGTGTATAGTTTTGGGGTTGTGCTTATGGAGCTAATATCATCTATGCCGGCAATTGATCTGAACCGCCATAAGGATGAAATAAACTTAGCAGATCTAGCCGTTAGGAAGATTCATAAAAATGCAATTGCTGATCTGGTGGATCCTTCCCTTGGTTTTGAGTCGAATGATGATGTTAAAAGACAAATCATTGCAGTAGCAGAATTGGCTTTTCAATGCTTGCAACAGGACAAAGACTTGAGACCCTCCATGGATGAGGTGTTGGAGGTTCTGAAAAGAATAGAAAGTGGGAAGGATGAAGAGCCATCATCACCATCTTCAGTAGATCACGATGACGtgaaattgttgatgaatatgAAGTTGCCACCTTCGCCAAGGGCTGTTACGGATAAATGGAACAGTCGCTCTACCAGTCCTAATGTCAGTGGTCAATAA
- the LOC114192051 gene encoding LEAF RUST 10 DISEASE-RESISTANCE LOCUS RECEPTOR-LIKE PROTEIN KINASE-like 1.2 isoform X1 — translation MMNPNTQFFILKPLYFRITNSYIIIFYLLAQITSSQVDPKFTACAPKTCPNNNQSISFPFYIQGTQLPYCGSPGFEISCAPDGSPTLNLSHTQYLIHQIFYQNQSLRVSNAAFSTLQSNATGGCLVPTQNLTLPPSNEFRVAPNQTGMVLFYGCDAPSLHEHRVGCSAGNRTSSVLALDKRDENISFVAENCKGAVVDTVVEDGIGRVAEALRKGFLLSWTASNCSVCNSTGGRCGFDSDMYTFRCYCTDRVHSAKCGPDDPVPEKRSRWKVKLGLGLGIGVPCMILIGLLFFLLLRKRKHATSGGQLKSRDSYSDSSSISHRASSAEYFGVPLFSYAQLKEVTNNFDHAQELGDGGFGTVYYGKLPDGREVAVKRLYEHNWRRVEQFMNEVKILTRLRHKNLVSLYGCTSRHSRELLLVYEYISNGTVACHLHGGLAKPGLLPWPTRMKIAIETASALAYLHASDIIHRDVKTNNILLDNNFCVKVADFGLSRDFPNDVTHVSTAPQGSPGYLDPEYYSCYQLTGKSDVYSFGVVLIELISSKPAVDMNRSRDEINLSNLAVRKIQESAIGELVDPCLGFDSDSRVKGMIVSVAGLALQCLQREKELRPSMDEVLHELQRIEGGKDEIDVDNGGIAESRAHSPPPASPEWDEVVLLKNTKPTSPDTVTDKWESKCTTPNISG, via the exons TTACATCCAAGGAACGCAACTACCTTACTGTGGGAGCCCTGGTTTTGAAATCTCGTGTGCTCCAGATGGTTCCCCTACCCTCAATCTCTCTCACACACAATACCTCATTCATCAAATCTTCTACCAAAACCAATCCCTGCGAGTGTCCAATGCTGCGTTCTCAACTTTGCAATCAAACGCCACCGGAGGTTGTCTTGTTCCAACTCAGAATCTCACTCTTCCTCCCAGTAACGAGTTCCGTGTTGCTCCCAATCAAACGGGCATGGTGTTGTTCTACGGCTGTGACGCACCTTCGCTTCACGAACACAGGGTTGGGTGTTCTGCAGGAAACCGGACGAGTTCCGTTTTGGCATTGGATAAAAGAGATGAGAATATAAGCTTTGTGGCAGAGAATTGCAAGGGCGCGGTGGTGGATACGGTGGTGGAAGATGGAATAGGAAGGGTTGCTGAAGCGTTGAGAAAAGGGTTTTTGTTGTCGTGGACTGCGAGTAACTGCAGCGTCTGCAACAGCACCGGAGGGAGGTGCGGTTTCGATTCAGATATGTACACCTTTAGATGTTATTGCACTGACAGAGTTCATTCTGCAAAATGTGGTCCGGATGATCCAG TTCCGGAAAAAAGGTCTCGTTGGAAGGTCAAACTGGGTTTAG GTTTAGGCATTGGAGTCCCATGCATGATTTTAATTGGGTTGTTGTTTTTCCTTCTCCTCCGCAAACGAAAACATGCTACCTCAGGTGGACAACTAAAGTCAAGAGATTCTTATTCTGATTCCTCCTCGATTTCTCATCGAGCAAGTAGTGCCGAATACTTTGGAGTTCCACTCTTCTCTTACGCGCAGCTTAAAGAAGTGACAAACAATTTCGACCATGCTCAGGAACTTGGAGATGGAGGCTTCGGTACTGTCTACTATG GGAAACTCCCAGATGGAAGGGAAGTTGCGGTGAAGCGGTTATACGAGCACAATTGGAGGCGAGTAGAACAGTTCATGAACGAAGTTAAAATCCTCACACGGTTGCGTCACAAAAATCTAGTGTCACTCTACGGCTGCACTTCACGGCACAGTCGTGAACTCCTACTTGTGTACGAATACATTTCAAACGGCACCGTAGCATGTCATCTGCACGGTGGATTAGCGAAGCCTGGGTTACTACCATGGCCTACACGTATGAAAATTGCCATAGAAACTGCCAGTGCATTGGCTTATCTCCACGCCTCAGACATCATCCACCGTGACGTGAAAACAAACAACATTCTCCTGGACAACAACTTCTGTGTTAAGGTAGCAGATTTTGGTCTTTCAAGAGACTTCCCAAACGACGTAACACATGTCTCCACAGCTCCACAAGGGTCCCCGGGTTACCTTGACCCTGAATATTACAGCTGCTACCAGCTGACTGGTAAGAGTGATGTGTATAGTTTTGGGGTTGTGCTTATTGAGCTGATATCATCCAAGCCTGCGGTTGATATGAACAGGAGTAGGGATGAGATTAACTTGTCAAATCTAGCAGTTAGGAAGATTCAAGAAAGTGCAATTGGTGAACTTGTAGATCCTTGCCTTGGTTTTGATTCGGACAGTAGGGTTAAGGGGATGATAGTTTCAGTGGCAGGGTTGGCTTTACAGTGTTTGCAGAGGGAGAAGGAGTTGAGACCTTCGATGGATGAGGTGTTGCATGAACTGCAGAGAATTGAGGGTGGGAAGGATGAGATAGATGTTGATAATGGAGGAATTGCAGAAAGTCGTGCACATTCACCACCACCGGCTTCACCGGAGTGGGATGAAGTTGTACTGTTGAAGAATACGAAGCCTACTTCCCCTGACACTGTCACTGATAAATGGGAAAGTAAATGTACTACACCTAATATAAGTGGCTAA
- the LOC114192054 gene encoding LEAF RUST 10 DISEASE-RESISTANCE LOCUS RECEPTOR-LIKE PROTEIN KINASE-like 1.1 — protein sequence MAIVDLFCFLLFYHLVLILCAGYGYGHQGCPHSFTCGHLGSFHYPFTKAEQPDCGLIPIHDCDNSQSIQKKIQLEKNGKHFVLTGITQQDGISISDEDLHKRLQNNICDTLNNSYSLSSHSSLYSCYIKYNVTLFRCKHGLSMKPPAHYFNHSCPEYDYDIYYDSLSFLNNDEAHKLFSSCSVLTLAKKDKPDTTDILSFVSAQMVVQVLLSKDCDDCYNHRGGQCRLDRDQQFYCHEEPKNKSKTLKLVLGLVTGLCVILLAMVLIGCLIFRRKCTPSDPQHQSRNADTDSIGPSSNSDPENCRFYYGVPLFSYKELKEATYNFHHARQLGSGGFGTVYYGKLRDGREVAIKRLYEHNYRRVEQFMNEVHILTRLRHTNLVSLYGCTSHRSRELLLVYEHVPNGTVACHLHGDFARPRTLPWHIRMKIAIETASALCYLHASDIVHRDVKTKNILLTQSFSVKVADFGLSRLFPNDVTHVSTAPLGTPGYLDPEYHQCYQLTNKSDVFSFGVVLIELISSMAAVDMSRHRDEINLSNLAIKKIQQSAFSELVDPSLGFDSDSEVKRMMISVAELAFQCLQRDKDLRPSMDEVLKVLMRIESGRDEEHLLPPSLPSPDWEDNGLLKKMIVQPSPKAVTDTWHSESTASNASA from the exons ATGGCTATCGTAGATTTGTTCTGCTTCCTCTTGTTTTATCACCTTGTACTCATCCTCTGTGCTGGTTATGGATATGGACACCAAGGTTGTCCACATTCCTTTACCTGTGGCCATCTTGGGTCTTTTCATTACCCTTTTACCAAGGCAGAACAACCAGACTGTGGCTTGATACCTATACATGATTGTGATAATTCTCAGTCAATCCAAAAAAAGATCCAGCTGGAGAAAAATGGAAAACACTTTGTGCTTACAGGCATCACTCAGCAGGATGGGATTTCAATTTCAGATGAAGATTTGCACAAGCGTTTACAAAACAACATCTGTGACACTTTGAATAATAGCTATAGTCTTTCATCCCATTCTTCTTTATACTcttgttatataaaatataatgtaacaCTGTTCCGATGCAAACATGGCCTCAGTATGAAACCCCCGGCACATTATTTCAATCACTCCTGCCCTGAGTATGATTATGATATCTATTATGACAGCCTTTCCTTCCTTAATAATGATGAGGCTCATAAACTTTTCTCATCATGCTCGGTTCTTacgttagcaaaaaaggacaaGCCTGATACCACAGACATTCTATCGTTTGTATCTGCTCAGATGGTTGTTCAAGTACTATTATCTAAGGATTGTGATGACTGCTATAATCACAGAGGAGGTCAATGTCGTCTTGACCGCGATCAACAGTTCTACTGTCACGAAG AGCCAAAGAATAAGAGTAAAACTTTGAAGCTGGTACTTGGACTCGTAACAG GTTTATGCGTGATATTATTAGCCATGGTGCTAATTGGATGCCTTATATTTAGACGAAAATGCACTCCTTCAGACCCCCAACACCAATCGAGAAACGCGGACACCGATTCAATTGGTCCCAGCTCAAATTCAGACCCCGAAAATTGCAGGTTCTACTACGGAGTCCCTCTCTTCTCTTACAAGGAGCTTAAAGAAGCCACATACAATTTCCACCACGCCAGACAACTTGGAAGTGGAGGCTTTGGAACCGTTTACTATG GAAAACTGCGAGATGGACGAGAAGTTGCCATCAAGCGTCTCTATGAGCACAACTACAGGCGCGTTGAACAGTTCATGAACGAAGTTCACATCCTCACTCGCTTGCGCCACACAAATCTGGTGTCCCTCTATGGCTGCACTTCACATCGCAGTCGTGAACTACTGCTCGTGTACGAACACGTCCCGAATGGCACTGTTGCTTGCCATCTCCACGGTGATTTTGCAAGGCCACGCACTCTTCCATGGCACATAAGAATGAAAATTGCCATAGAGACCGCAAGTGCATTGTGTTATCTCCATGCTTCTGACATCGTCCACCGTGATGTCAAAACCAAAAACATTCTCCTTACCCAAAGCTTCAGTGTTAAGGTTGCTGACTTTGGTCTTTCAAGGCTGTTCCCGAACGATGTCACGCATGTCTCCACTGCTCCACTAGGGACCCCAGGTTACCTTGACCCGGAATATCACCAATGCTACCAGCTTACAAACAAGAGTGATGTGTTTAGTTTTGGGGTTGTGCTTATTGAACTGATATCTTCTATGGCAGCTGTTGATATGAGCAGGCATAGGGATGAGATAAACTTGTCTAACTTGGCAATAAAGAAGATTCAGCAAAGTGCATTCAGTGAGCTGGTTGATCCTTCTCTTGGTTTTGATTCGGACAGTGAGGTAAAGAGGATGATGATTTCAGTGGCAGAATTGGCCTTTCAGTGTTTGCAACGAGACAAAGATTTGAGACCCTCAATGGATGAGGTTTTGAAGGTGCTGATGAGAATTGAAAGTGGGAGGGATGAAGAACATTTACTTCCACCCTCTCTACCTTCACCAGATTGGGAAGATAATGGATTATTGAAAAAGATGATTGTTCAACCTTCACCTAAAGCCGTCACTGATACATGGCACAGTGAATCTACTGCTTCTAATGCCAGTGCTTAA